From one Physeter macrocephalus isolate SW-GA chromosome 18, ASM283717v5, whole genome shotgun sequence genomic stretch:
- the PAQR8 gene encoding membrane progestin receptor beta: MTTAILERLSTLSVSGQHLRRLPKILEDGLPKMPGTVPETDVPQLFREPYIHAGYRPTGHEWRYYFFSLFQKHNEVVNVWTHLLAALAVLLRFWAFVEAEGLPWTSAHALPLLLYVLSSITYLTFSLLAHLLQSKSELSHYTFYFVDYVGVSVYQYGSALVHFFYTSDQAWYEHFWLFFLPAAAFCGWLSCAGCCYAKYRYRRPYPVMRKICQVVPAGLAFILDISPVAHRVVLCHLSGCQEQAVWYHSLQIVFFLVSAYFFSCPVPEKYFPGSCDIVGHGHQIFHAFLSVCTLSQLEAILLDYKGRQEIFLQRHSPLSIYMACLSFFFLVACSAATAAFLRQKIKARLTKKDS; this comes from the coding sequence ATGACGACTGCCATCCTGGAGCGTCTGAGCACCCTGTCCGTGAGTGGACAGCATCTGCGCCGCCTGCCCAAGATTTTGGAGGATGGGCTGCCCAAGATGCCCGGCACCGTCCCGGAGACCGACGTGCCCCAGCTCTTCCGGGAGCCCTACATCCATGCTGGGTACCGCCCCACCGGCCACGAGTGGCGTTACTACTTCTTCAGCCTCTTTCAGAAACACAACGAGGTGGTCAACGTCTGGACCCACTTGCTGGCGGCTCTGGCCGTCCTCTTGCGGTTCTGGGCCTTTGTGGAGGCCGAGGGCCTGCCGTGGACCTCTGCCCATGCCCTGCCCCTGCTCCTCTATGTTCTGTCCTCCATCACTTACCTCACCTTCAGCCTCCTGGCCCACCTGCTGCAGTCCAAGTCCGAGCTCTCCCACTACACCTTCTACTTTGTGGACTACGTGGGCGTGAGCGTTTACCAGTACGGCAGTGCCTTGGTCCACTTCTTCTACACCTCCGACCAGGCCTGGTACGAGCACTTCTGGCTTTTCTTCCTGCCCGCAGCCGCCTTCTGTGGCTGGTTATCTTGCGCTGGCTGCTGCTACGCTAAGTACCGTTACCGCAGGCCTTACCCAGTCATGAGGAAGATCTGTCAGGTGGTGCCGGCAGGGCTGGCCTTCATCCTGGACATCAGCCCCGTGGCACATCGCGTGGTTCTGTGCCACCTGTCTGGCTGCCAGGAGCAGGCAGTCTGGTACCACTCCCTCCAGATTGTCTTCTTTCTGGTCAGTGCCTACTTCTTCTCCTGTCCGGTTCCAGAGAAGTACTTCCCGGGTTCCTGTGACATCGTGGGCCACGGGCATCAGATCTTCCACGCCTTTCTGTCTGTCTGCACACTGTCCCAGCTGGAGGCCATCCTCCTAGACTACAAGGGGCGACAGGAGATCTTCCTGCAACGCCACAGCCCCCTGTCCATCTACATGGCCtgcctctccttcttcttcttggtCGCCTGCAGTGCAGCCACTGCAGCCTTCTTGAGGCAAAAAATCAAGGCCAGACTGACCAAGAAAGATTCTTGA